The following proteins are co-located in the Imtechella halotolerans genome:
- a CDS encoding WD40/YVTN/BNR-like repeat-containing protein, with product MRYFILLVVVLLSGCTETEKYSPRNLSEVSIDVFPVENSSIRALTHLDANVAFAGSNGVYGFYDTVRNTLKSGVQTKDSLVPEYRAVAATNSDFFMLSVGNPALLYKTGDDGEMKLVYTETHEKVFYDSMRFWNAMEGMAMGDPTEDCLSILLTRDGGNTWNKVSCELLPKVVEGEAAFAASNTNIAIVGDTAWIVSGGKQSRVFMTKDKGNTWEVVKLPLIQGESTQGAYTVAFYDELNGIVMGGDYTKPSFSKGNKAITQDGGKTWELVGQEQEPGYISCVQYIPGTQGNELVAVSTEGIWFSNDKGFKWKKLSEESFHTLLFISETEAIAAGNERIAKLLFH from the coding sequence ATGCGCTATTTTATTCTTTTAGTAGTTGTACTATTGTCAGGATGTACAGAAACCGAAAAGTATTCTCCTAGAAATTTATCAGAAGTATCCATTGATGTTTTTCCTGTTGAAAATTCGAGTATAAGAGCTTTAACTCATCTTGATGCCAATGTAGCTTTTGCTGGTTCTAATGGAGTATATGGTTTTTATGATACAGTGCGGAATACACTTAAATCTGGAGTTCAAACAAAGGATTCGTTGGTTCCTGAATACAGAGCTGTAGCGGCAACTAATTCTGACTTTTTTATGCTTTCTGTTGGAAATCCTGCCTTATTGTATAAAACTGGAGATGATGGTGAAATGAAATTGGTGTATACGGAAACTCATGAGAAAGTATTTTATGACAGTATGAGATTTTGGAATGCAATGGAAGGAATGGCTATGGGAGATCCTACAGAAGATTGTTTGTCAATTTTACTTACTCGCGATGGTGGAAATACGTGGAATAAAGTGAGTTGTGAATTGTTGCCAAAAGTAGTAGAAGGTGAAGCTGCATTTGCTGCGAGCAATACCAATATCGCAATAGTTGGAGATACTGCTTGGATTGTTTCTGGAGGTAAACAAAGTAGGGTATTTATGACTAAAGACAAAGGGAATACTTGGGAGGTTGTAAAGTTGCCGCTGATTCAAGGAGAATCAACCCAAGGGGCCTATACTGTTGCCTTTTATGATGAACTTAACGGGATTGTAATGGGCGGAGATTATACTAAACCATCATTCTCGAAAGGCAATAAAGCAATTACCCAGGATGGTGGGAAAACTTGGGAATTGGTTGGGCAGGAGCAGGAGCCGGGATATATAAGTTGTGTTCAATATATTCCTGGCACGCAAGGAAATGAATTGGTGGCTGTAAGTACCGAAGGCATATGGTTTTCTAATGATAAGGGTTTTAAATGGAAAAAACTTTCCGAAGAAAGTTTTCACACCTTATTATTTATAAGTGAAACGGAAGCAATTGCGGCAGGTAATGAACGCATAGCAAAGCTTTTGTTTCATTAA
- a CDS encoding RsmB/NOP family class I SAM-dependent RNA methyltransferase: MRLHRNLTFAVIDGLTEIFNEGSYADKVVEKLLKRDKRWGARDRAFVAETTYEMVRWKRLYAEIAEVKEPFNRDNLWRMFAVWATLKGITLPDWKYFESTPSRRIKGRFDELSKIRKFKESIPDWLDALGEKELGSEVWGQELQALNQQAPVVLRTNTLKTTREKLHDLLLEIDVDSNFLKEYPEALQLKERSNVFTTDAFKNGLFEVQDASSQKVAHFLEVSPGMRIVDACAGAGGKTLHLASLMENKGQIIAMDIYENKLNELKRRAKRNGAHNIETRWIENNKTIKKLHQKADRVLIDAPCSGLGVLRRNPDAKWKLKPEFIQEIQETQQQILQEYSKMVKPGGKLVYATCSILPSENQQQVDLFLATDAGKDFTFVKDEKILAHTSGYDGFYMALLERKNS; encoded by the coding sequence ATGAGACTACATCGCAACTTGACATTTGCCGTTATAGACGGTCTTACCGAAATTTTCAATGAAGGAAGCTATGCTGATAAGGTAGTAGAAAAACTCCTGAAAAGAGACAAACGCTGGGGAGCCCGTGATCGCGCTTTTGTTGCTGAAACGACCTATGAAATGGTACGTTGGAAAAGACTGTATGCTGAAATAGCTGAAGTGAAAGAACCCTTTAACCGAGACAACTTATGGAGAATGTTTGCCGTATGGGCAACTCTAAAAGGAATTACCTTGCCTGACTGGAAGTATTTTGAATCTACTCCTTCTCGTAGGATTAAAGGACGTTTTGATGAATTGTCTAAAATACGAAAGTTTAAAGAATCCATTCCCGATTGGCTAGACGCATTAGGAGAAAAAGAATTAGGCAGTGAAGTTTGGGGGCAAGAGTTACAGGCGTTAAACCAGCAAGCACCAGTAGTGTTAAGAACAAATACATTAAAAACAACTCGTGAAAAACTTCATGATCTACTCTTAGAAATTGACGTCGATTCAAATTTCTTAAAAGAGTACCCAGAAGCACTTCAACTTAAAGAGCGCTCTAATGTCTTTACCACAGACGCTTTCAAAAATGGTCTTTTTGAAGTTCAGGATGCTTCCTCTCAAAAAGTAGCTCATTTTTTAGAGGTATCACCTGGGATGCGTATTGTAGATGCCTGTGCAGGAGCTGGAGGAAAGACACTGCATTTGGCGTCTTTGATGGAAAACAAAGGTCAAATTATAGCGATGGACATTTATGAGAATAAATTAAATGAGCTAAAGCGAAGAGCTAAAAGAAATGGAGCACATAACATCGAAACACGCTGGATTGAAAACAATAAAACCATTAAAAAACTTCATCAAAAAGCTGACCGAGTACTTATTGATGCACCATGTAGCGGTTTAGGTGTACTGCGTCGTAATCCAGACGCCAAATGGAAACTAAAACCAGAATTTATACAAGAAATACAAGAGACTCAACAACAAATTTTACAAGAATACAGTAAAATGGTAAAACCTGGTGGGAAATTGGTATATGCAACTTGTTCCATCCTTCCTTCAGAGAATCAACAACAGGTAGACCTGTTTTTAGCAACGGACGCAGGTAAAGATTTCACCTTTGTAAAAGATGAAAAAATACTTGCACACACCTCTGGATATGACGGATTTTATATGGCGTTACTGGAAAGAAAAAATAGTTAA
- the purL gene encoding phosphoribosylformylglycinamidine synthase, protein MIHFFGNHTNTVFAVQSQNELSAQDITKLNWLFGNAHKIEKSALTDFFVGPRAAMITPWSTNAVEITQNMGISGIIRIEEFIKIEAHFSDFDPMLSQKYSGLDQHIYTINIQPEPILEIEDIAAYNLKEGLALSDEEITYLQELSTKLGRKLTDSEVFGFSQVNSEHCRHKIFNGTFIIDGEEKPTSLFKLIKKTSETNPNEIVSAYKDNVAFIKGPKAVQFAPKSADKPDFYQEKEFDSVISLKAETHNFPTTVEPFNGAATGSGGEIRDRLAGGQGSLPLAGTAVYMTSYSRLEENRPWEKAMDERDWLYQTPMDILIKASNGASDFGNKFGQPLITGSVLTFEHEEDARKLGFDKVIMLAGGIGYGKESQAQKEIPQPGDKVVILGGENYRIGMGGAAVSSADTGAFGSGIELNAIQRSNPEMQKRAANAIRGLVESDENPIVSIHDHGAGGHLNCLSELVEATGGHIDLDKLPVGDPTLSAKEIIGNESQERMGLVIGEKDLHTLERIAERERSPLYTVGEVTGDHRFTFESKTTGAKPMDFELADMFGSSPKTIMEDSSVIRNYQELEYTTDAIPDYLHQLLQLEAVACKDWLTNKVDRCVGGRVAKQQCAGPLQLPLNNVGVMALDFKGKEGVATSIGHSPVTALIDPVAGSRNAIGEALSNLVWAPLKDGLQSVSLSANWMWACKNEGEDARLYQAVEGCSSFAIDLGINIPTGKDSLSMKQKYPNDQVIAPGTVIISAAGNCSNITKVVEPVLQRNGGNIYYLNLSQDSFKLGGSSFAQILNKLGTQVPTITDAAYFKKAFNLLQDLIKDRKIKAGHDVGSGGLVTTLLELCFSETQLGAYFDLTPLNEKDTVKALFNENIAVVFQADSSVEEIFAKQGIEIFAIGSPVEGDAVSFVNHSDAFTLSVSTLRDTWYKTSYLLDQKQSRNGMAHERYTNYKKQPLQYQFPAHFNGALPVIDNSKPRPKAAIIREKGSNSEREMANAMYLAGFDVKDVHMTDLISGRETLEDIQFIGAVGGFSNSDVLGSAKGWAGAFLYNEKANTALKNFFKREDTLSVGICNGCQLFMELELINPDHEVHGKMHHNTSQKHESGFTSVTIQKNNSVMLSSLEGATLGVWISHGEGKFVLPYTEENYHIIAKYAYEGYPANPNGSDFNTAMMCDSTGRHLVMMPHIERSTFPWNWAHYPDNGRKDQVSPWLEAFVNARKWIEKR, encoded by the coding sequence ATGATTCATTTCTTCGGAAACCACACCAACACGGTTTTTGCAGTTCAATCGCAAAACGAGCTATCGGCTCAAGACATTACAAAACTAAACTGGCTTTTTGGCAACGCACATAAAATAGAAAAATCCGCCCTGACGGATTTTTTTGTTGGTCCTCGGGCTGCCATGATTACTCCTTGGAGTACTAATGCAGTTGAAATCACTCAAAACATGGGGATTTCAGGAATCATTCGTATTGAAGAATTTATCAAAATTGAAGCGCATTTTAGCGACTTCGACCCTATGCTTTCTCAAAAATATAGTGGACTTGATCAGCATATTTACACCATTAATATCCAACCAGAACCTATTTTAGAAATTGAAGATATTGCGGCTTATAACCTAAAAGAAGGACTAGCCCTAAGTGATGAAGAAATCACGTACCTTCAAGAACTATCAACAAAACTTGGTCGTAAACTCACAGATTCTGAAGTTTTTGGATTTTCTCAAGTAAACTCTGAACACTGTAGACACAAAATATTCAACGGTACTTTTATTATAGATGGGGAAGAAAAACCGACTTCTTTATTTAAACTTATCAAAAAAACATCAGAAACCAATCCTAATGAAATTGTTTCTGCCTACAAGGATAATGTAGCATTCATTAAAGGCCCTAAGGCCGTACAATTTGCTCCAAAGAGTGCAGACAAACCAGATTTCTACCAAGAAAAAGAATTTGACTCTGTTATTTCCTTAAAGGCTGAAACGCACAATTTCCCAACCACAGTAGAACCTTTCAACGGTGCCGCTACTGGTTCAGGAGGTGAAATTCGAGATAGATTGGCTGGTGGACAAGGTTCGCTTCCTCTTGCGGGAACTGCGGTCTATATGACCTCCTATTCTCGACTGGAAGAAAACCGACCATGGGAAAAAGCTATGGACGAACGTGATTGGCTATACCAAACACCAATGGATATCCTTATCAAAGCTTCTAATGGAGCTTCTGATTTTGGAAATAAATTTGGACAACCGTTAATTACGGGTTCTGTGCTAACTTTTGAACATGAAGAAGATGCACGAAAACTTGGCTTCGATAAAGTAATTATGTTAGCTGGAGGTATTGGGTACGGAAAAGAAAGTCAGGCTCAAAAAGAAATACCGCAACCTGGTGATAAAGTAGTTATTCTAGGTGGAGAAAATTACCGAATTGGAATGGGGGGTGCAGCCGTTTCCTCAGCTGACACAGGAGCTTTCGGATCAGGAATTGAACTGAATGCTATTCAACGCTCAAATCCTGAAATGCAGAAAAGAGCTGCAAATGCCATTCGTGGTTTAGTAGAAAGCGACGAAAACCCTATAGTATCCATTCATGATCATGGTGCCGGTGGACACCTCAACTGCTTATCTGAACTAGTAGAAGCTACCGGAGGTCATATAGATTTAGACAAATTACCAGTTGGAGACCCTACCCTCTCTGCGAAAGAGATTATCGGGAATGAATCTCAAGAACGAATGGGACTTGTTATTGGAGAGAAAGATCTACATACATTAGAACGTATTGCGGAACGTGAACGCTCTCCTTTATATACAGTTGGAGAGGTAACCGGAGATCACCGTTTTACATTTGAATCTAAAACTACAGGGGCCAAACCAATGGATTTTGAACTGGCTGACATGTTCGGAAGCTCTCCCAAAACCATCATGGAAGACAGTAGCGTCATCCGAAACTACCAAGAACTCGAATACACAACTGATGCCATTCCTGACTATCTTCATCAGTTACTGCAATTAGAAGCTGTAGCCTGTAAAGATTGGTTAACTAATAAAGTAGACCGTTGTGTTGGAGGTCGTGTTGCAAAACAACAATGTGCTGGACCACTTCAACTACCTCTGAACAATGTGGGAGTTATGGCTCTAGACTTTAAAGGTAAAGAAGGTGTAGCCACTAGTATTGGACACTCACCTGTTACAGCTTTAATAGATCCAGTTGCAGGATCACGTAATGCCATTGGAGAAGCTCTTTCAAACCTTGTATGGGCTCCACTTAAGGATGGTTTACAATCTGTTTCGCTTTCCGCAAACTGGATGTGGGCTTGTAAAAACGAGGGTGAAGATGCACGTCTATACCAAGCAGTAGAAGGTTGTTCTTCTTTTGCTATCGATTTAGGTATTAATATCCCTACTGGAAAGGATTCCCTTTCAATGAAGCAAAAATACCCTAATGACCAGGTAATTGCTCCAGGTACAGTAATCATATCCGCAGCTGGGAACTGCTCTAATATTACAAAAGTTGTTGAACCTGTTTTACAACGAAATGGAGGTAATATATACTATCTCAATCTTTCTCAAGATTCATTTAAATTAGGCGGAAGTTCTTTTGCTCAAATACTTAATAAATTAGGCACACAAGTACCTACAATTACTGATGCAGCCTACTTTAAAAAGGCATTCAATTTACTTCAAGACTTAATTAAAGACCGTAAGATTAAAGCTGGTCATGATGTGGGAAGTGGTGGACTTGTTACCACCTTATTAGAATTGTGTTTTTCAGAAACCCAATTAGGAGCTTACTTTGACCTAACGCCTTTAAACGAAAAAGATACGGTAAAAGCACTCTTTAACGAAAATATTGCTGTTGTTTTTCAGGCAGACAGTTCAGTTGAGGAAATATTTGCAAAACAAGGCATAGAAATCTTTGCTATTGGATCCCCAGTAGAAGGTGATGCCGTAAGTTTTGTAAACCATTCGGACGCTTTCACATTAAGTGTATCAACTTTACGTGATACATGGTATAAGACTTCCTACCTTCTTGACCAGAAACAGTCTCGTAATGGAATGGCACATGAGCGCTATACAAATTACAAGAAACAACCGCTTCAATATCAATTCCCTGCACATTTTAATGGTGCTTTACCAGTTATCGATAACTCAAAACCTCGTCCAAAAGCTGCCATAATACGTGAAAAAGGAAGCAACTCAGAACGTGAAATGGCCAATGCAATGTATTTAGCAGGCTTTGATGTCAAAGATGTTCACATGACCGATTTGATTTCCGGAAGAGAAACTCTTGAAGATATTCAGTTTATTGGTGCTGTTGGAGGTTTTTCAAATAGTGATGTTCTTGGTTCTGCAAAAGGATGGGCAGGTGCTTTTCTATATAACGAAAAAGCGAACACAGCTTTGAAGAATTTCTTCAAACGCGAAGATACCCTATCGGTAGGGATATGTAATGGGTGCCAATTATTCATGGAGTTGGAACTTATAAATCCTGATCACGAAGTACACGGTAAAATGCACCATAACACCTCTCAAAAACATGAGAGTGGTTTTACCTCGGTAACCATTCAAAAAAATAATTCAGTGATGCTATCCTCATTAGAAGGAGCTACATTAGGAGTTTGGATTTCCCATGGAGAAGGAAAATTTGTGTTGCCATACACGGAAGAGAACTATCATATTATTGCCAAATATGCCTATGAAGGCTATCCAGCAAACCCTAATGGCTCTGATTTCAATACTGCTATGATGTGCGATAGCACAGGTAGACATTTAGTGATGATGCCACACATTGAGCGTTCAACCTTCCCTTGGAATTGGGCTCATTACCCAGACAACGGCAGAAAGGACCAGGTTTCACCATGGCTGGAAGCATTTGTAAATGCCAGAAAGTGGATCGAAAAAAGATAA
- a CDS encoding AMP-dependent synthetase/ligase → MTEIKRLFDIPNYQLEKYNLKKAFTSKYNGKWVSTSTEEYISQANAISRGLLRLGVKPNDKIAVISSSNRTEWNILDIGILQIGAQNVPIYPTISKEEYEYILNHSESTYCFVSDSEILEKLNAIKVNTHLKAVYTFNDIPGEQSWKEILTLGADASNQEEVEARKNNVSPEDLATLIYTSGTTGTPKGVMLSHKNIVSNVLDSEKRVPFENGKSKGLSFLPVCHVFERMILYLYQYCGVEIYFAESIETMSDNLKEIKPHVMTAVPRLYEKVYDKIVAKGSELGGIKKALFFWAINLGLRYEPYGANGWWYEWQLKIARKLIFSKWQEGLGGNLELMVSGSAALQPRLTRMFAAAGMPIMEGYGLTETSPVIAVNDQRNHGFKIGTVGKIIDNVEVKIAEDGEILVKGPNIMMGYYKDPQKTAEVMTGDYFHTGDIGEIDSEGFLKITDRKKEIFKTSGGKYIVPQYIENEMKQSRFIEQIMVVGEGEKMPAALIQPNFEFLKEWAKRHNIQLENNHEAIVQNQQVIDRIQMEVDTCNERFGNWEKIKTFRLTPDVWSIDEGHLTPTLKLKRKIIKEKYKTLYDQMYNHTD, encoded by the coding sequence ATGACTGAAATTAAACGTCTGTTTGACATCCCAAATTACCAATTAGAAAAGTACAATCTGAAAAAAGCTTTCACTTCAAAGTACAACGGTAAATGGGTATCCACTTCTACGGAAGAATATATTAGCCAAGCCAATGCTATTAGTCGTGGATTACTGCGATTAGGTGTAAAACCAAATGATAAAATTGCAGTTATTTCTTCTTCCAATAGGACAGAATGGAATATACTAGATATTGGTATTTTACAAATTGGCGCCCAAAATGTTCCAATATACCCTACAATCTCTAAAGAGGAGTATGAATACATTTTAAATCACTCCGAGTCCACCTATTGCTTTGTTTCTGATTCCGAAATATTAGAAAAGCTAAATGCTATTAAGGTCAATACCCACTTAAAAGCAGTGTATACATTTAATGACATCCCAGGAGAACAAAGTTGGAAAGAAATTTTAACTCTAGGAGCGGATGCCTCCAACCAAGAAGAAGTTGAGGCTAGAAAAAACAATGTTTCACCAGAAGACCTGGCTACTCTAATCTATACCTCAGGTACTACTGGCACCCCAAAAGGAGTTATGCTTTCACACAAGAACATAGTGTCCAACGTATTGGATAGCGAAAAAAGAGTTCCATTTGAAAACGGAAAATCTAAGGGACTCAGCTTTCTTCCCGTATGTCATGTGTTTGAACGAATGATACTTTACCTTTATCAATACTGCGGTGTAGAAATCTACTTTGCAGAATCTATTGAAACCATGAGTGACAACCTAAAGGAGATTAAACCTCACGTAATGACGGCTGTTCCTCGCTTATATGAAAAGGTATACGATAAAATCGTTGCTAAAGGAAGTGAATTAGGTGGCATCAAAAAAGCATTATTCTTCTGGGCAATTAATCTGGGACTGAGATACGAACCATACGGAGCTAATGGATGGTGGTATGAATGGCAACTTAAGATAGCTCGTAAACTCATCTTTAGTAAATGGCAAGAAGGCCTTGGTGGTAATCTAGAATTGATGGTATCAGGAAGTGCGGCACTTCAACCGCGATTGACAAGAATGTTTGCAGCAGCAGGAATGCCCATCATGGAAGGTTACGGTTTAACGGAAACTTCTCCTGTTATTGCGGTTAACGATCAAAGAAATCATGGTTTTAAAATCGGAACTGTTGGAAAAATTATTGACAATGTAGAAGTTAAAATAGCTGAAGACGGTGAAATTCTTGTAAAAGGCCCCAATATTATGATGGGGTACTATAAAGACCCCCAGAAAACAGCGGAAGTTATGACTGGAGATTATTTTCACACAGGAGATATCGGCGAAATTGATAGTGAAGGCTTCCTTAAAATTACCGATCGAAAAAAAGAAATCTTTAAAACCTCCGGTGGAAAATATATTGTACCACAATACATAGAAAATGAAATGAAGCAATCACGCTTTATTGAACAGATAATGGTTGTAGGAGAAGGTGAAAAAATGCCAGCAGCCTTAATTCAGCCGAATTTTGAATTCTTGAAAGAATGGGCAAAGCGTCACAACATACAGTTAGAAAATAACCACGAAGCTATCGTACAAAACCAACAGGTTATTGATCGCATCCAAATGGAAGTTGATACCTGTAATGAACGATTTGGCAATTGGGAGAAAATAAAAACATTCCGACTTACACCAGATGTTTGGAGTATTGATGAGGGTCATCTCACTCCAACACTTAAATTAAAACGTAAAATAATTAAGGAAAAATATAAAACCTTATATGATCAGATGTATAATCACACTGATTAA
- a CDS encoding MarR family winged helix-turn-helix transcriptional regulator: MKDKTIDYALRATWQAVSRMYNEEAGKHTSTMATGFTLLSIDPDSGTPSTSLGPRMGMEATSLSRILKSMEDRGLIFREKNPDDGRSVLINLTDFGKEMREVSKKTVLRFNEVVKAHITEEQLKAFFEVTEIINDLIVEKKIYTIDNTPKPHKNDKKNF; this comes from the coding sequence ATGAAAGACAAAACAATAGATTATGCCCTTAGAGCCACCTGGCAGGCAGTATCACGTATGTATAACGAGGAAGCTGGTAAGCACACTAGCACAATGGCCACAGGCTTTACATTACTTAGTATAGATCCTGATTCAGGCACTCCATCTACCTCTTTAGGACCTAGAATGGGCATGGAAGCTACTAGCTTATCACGTATTTTAAAATCAATGGAAGACAGAGGACTTATATTTCGAGAAAAAAATCCTGATGATGGTCGTAGTGTCTTGATTAACCTGACAGACTTCGGTAAGGAAATGCGAGAAGTTTCAAAGAAAACGGTGCTCCGTTTTAATGAGGTAGTAAAAGCGCATATTACCGAAGAACAACTTAAAGCATTCTTTGAAGTAACAGAAATCATTAACGATCTTATCGTAGAAAAGAAAATTTACACTATAGATAATACACCAAAACCTCATAAAAATGACAAGAAGAATTTCTAA
- a CDS encoding 3-hydroxyacyl-CoA dehydrogenase/enoyl-CoA hydratase family protein — translation MTRRISKVAVIGSGIMGSGIACHFANIGVEVLLLDIPPRELSDAEKAKGLSLEHKTVRNRIVNTNLANALKSKPSPIYHPQFASRIKTGNLEDDLKKIADVDWIIEVVVERLDIKQKVFEQIEQFRKPGTLITSNTSGIPIKFMNDGRSEDFKQHFAVTHFFNPPRYLKLFEVVPGPQCKKEVTEFLLSYGEKFLGKTSVLAKDTPAFIGNRIGIFGIQSLFHQVKELGLTIEEVDKLTGPVIGRPKSATFRTVDVVGLDTLVHVANGLYENCPNDEAHELFKLPDFIKTMMDNKWLGSKTGQGFYKKEGKEILALDLNTLEYRPQKKASFSTLELTKTIDSVIDRFPVLVNGSDRAGAFYRKNFAAMFAYVQNRIPEISDELYRIDDAMKAGFGWENGPFEIWDAIGIRKGIELMKAEGHSPAPWIEEMLNSGNTSFYSVQDGATYYYDVTAKKQLKKPGQDAFIILDNIRKSNEVWKNTDAVVQDLGDGILNIEFRSKMNTLGGGVIQALNKAVDLAEKDFQGLVVGNQGANFSVGANIGMIFMMAVEQEYDELNFAIKMFQDTMMRMRYSSIPVIAAPHGMTLGGGCELSMHADKVVAAAETYIGLVEFGVGVIPGGGGSKEMTLRASDTFRKNDVELNVLQEYFLTIGMAKVATSAYEAFDFGILQKGKDVVVINRERQIAEAKKHALLMAEAGYTMPIKRTDVKVLGKQALGMFLVGTDSMEAGKYISEHDKKIANKLAYVMAGGDLSEPSFVSEQYLLDLEREAFLSLCTERKTLERIQHMLKTGKPLRN, via the coding sequence ATGACAAGAAGAATTTCTAAAGTAGCCGTTATTGGTTCAGGTATCATGGGAAGCGGTATTGCTTGCCATTTTGCCAATATAGGTGTGGAAGTATTGCTCTTGGATATTCCTCCAAGGGAGCTTTCAGATGCCGAAAAAGCTAAAGGTCTTAGCCTTGAACACAAAACAGTGCGCAACCGCATTGTAAATACCAATTTGGCCAATGCATTAAAATCGAAACCTTCCCCAATTTACCACCCACAATTTGCATCTCGTATCAAAACTGGTAATTTGGAGGATGATTTGAAAAAAATTGCAGATGTAGATTGGATTATAGAGGTGGTTGTGGAACGACTTGATATAAAACAAAAGGTATTTGAACAAATTGAACAATTTAGAAAACCGGGAACACTCATTACTTCTAACACTTCCGGTATTCCAATAAAATTTATGAATGACGGAAGAAGTGAAGATTTTAAACAACATTTCGCTGTTACACATTTCTTTAACCCACCACGTTACCTTAAACTATTTGAAGTAGTACCAGGTCCACAATGCAAGAAAGAAGTCACTGAATTTCTGCTTTCGTATGGAGAAAAGTTTTTAGGAAAGACCTCCGTATTGGCTAAGGACACTCCTGCTTTTATTGGTAACCGAATTGGAATATTTGGCATCCAAAGCCTTTTCCACCAAGTCAAAGAGTTAGGACTCACTATAGAGGAAGTAGATAAGCTAACGGGCCCTGTAATTGGTAGACCAAAATCAGCTACCTTCCGAACGGTGGATGTAGTAGGTTTGGACACCTTAGTTCATGTTGCCAATGGACTATATGAGAACTGCCCTAATGACGAAGCTCATGAACTTTTCAAACTTCCAGATTTTATTAAAACCATGATGGACAATAAATGGTTAGGAAGTAAAACTGGACAAGGTTTTTATAAAAAGGAAGGAAAAGAAATACTGGCTTTAGACCTTAATACATTGGAGTACCGTCCTCAGAAAAAAGCATCCTTCTCAACATTAGAGTTAACAAAGACTATTGATTCAGTCATTGACCGATTCCCAGTACTAGTTAACGGCAGTGATAGGGCTGGCGCATTTTATCGCAAAAATTTCGCAGCTATGTTTGCCTATGTTCAGAATCGGATACCAGAGATTTCAGACGAATTATACCGAATTGATGATGCCATGAAAGCTGGTTTTGGATGGGAAAACGGTCCTTTTGAGATTTGGGATGCCATTGGCATTAGGAAAGGTATTGAATTAATGAAGGCAGAAGGACATTCACCCGCCCCATGGATTGAAGAAATGCTCAATTCAGGAAACACTTCATTTTATTCAGTTCAGGATGGTGCGACATATTACTACGATGTTACCGCCAAAAAACAACTTAAAAAACCAGGACAAGATGCCTTTATCATACTTGATAACATCCGTAAATCCAATGAAGTATGGAAAAACACTGATGCCGTGGTACAAGATTTAGGCGATGGTATTTTAAACATAGAGTTCAGATCTAAAATGAATACTTTGGGTGGTGGCGTTATTCAAGCACTCAACAAAGCAGTTGATTTAGCCGAGAAAGATTTCCAAGGATTGGTAGTTGGTAATCAAGGAGCAAATTTCTCTGTCGGGGCCAATATCGGAATGATTTTCATGATGGCAGTAGAACAAGAATATGATGAACTCAACTTCGCGATTAAGATGTTCCAAGACACTATGATGCGCATGAGATACTCTTCTATTCCTGTAATAGCTGCACCTCATGGCATGACCCTTGGTGGTGGTTGCGAGCTTTCAATGCATGCTGATAAAGTGGTGGCTGCCGCGGAAACTTATATTGGATTAGTAGAATTTGGTGTAGGTGTAATCCCTGGCGGAGGTGGTTCAAAAGAAATGACCTTACGCGCCTCTGATACCTTCAGAAAAAATGATGTTGAACTCAACGTACTTCAAGAATATTTTTTAACGATAGGTATGGCAAAAGTGGCTACATCTGCTTACGAAGCATTTGATTTTGGTATTCTTCAAAAAGGTAAAGATGTTGTTGTTATCAATAGAGAGCGTCAGATTGCAGAAGCTAAAAAACATGCTCTTTTAATGGCAGAAGCCGGTTATACAATGCCAATTAAACGCACTGATGTTAAAGTATTAGGTAAACAAGCCTTAGGAATGTTCCTAGTGGGCACTGACTCCATGGAAGCAGGTAAATATATTAGCGAACATGATAAGAAAATTGCAAATAAGCTAGCCTATGTAATGGCTGGTGGAGACCTTTCTGAACCTTCATTTGTCTCTGAACAGTACTTACTTGATTTAGAACGGGAGGCCTTTCTATCCCTATGCACAGAACGTAAGACCTTGGAGCGTATACAGCATATGTTAAAAACTGGTAAACCTTTAAGAAACTAA